In Papaver somniferum cultivar HN1 chromosome 1, ASM357369v1, whole genome shotgun sequence, a genomic segment contains:
- the LOC113323320 gene encoding ankyrin repeat-containing protein NPR4-like isoform X1 yields the protein MYHESYRPLLEAAMNNDWQSARVFIDNDPGSVKASITVCGRTALHIAAGSAHSEFVLNLIEIMPIEALELKDRYDGNTALHLAVIAGLEDAVKVMVKKHKKLIRICNNEGLNPLLNAAIYVSRKNEEIIRFLCDEMQDEPTIFQGHSGAHLICSITHAALYELATTLIDRHPSLATAQEDDGNSTALYAIAEKDLSIPTAYAKSILSFLTYYGLCEITKKPSIFLKVLFFFDHNSRGFHARQLQSIVVLELVELIFKQFKKMNGEDKYQFFFGSNFIKTAVKNGSIDIVRMCISTYPDQLWIPQERRNIFEIAVKNRQEKIFDYLYEHMNADEKILTTRTVESNGGNILHVAAKIAPPSRLNIYSSPVAQIQSEIIWFKKVKNRVPRALRNMRNNADEIPREVFTREHKDLVKKAEAYMIRTAESCQVVAALVATVAFAAAITLPGGTFSDVTDATKTGKPVLLQKQSFLVFMVADALALFSSTTAILLFLSIYIGNHTERNFQLALPRTLKRGLRSLILSVLSVVIAFSMALSMILEDRYRWAPYLMFAVAAFTFYRSLNCPLKLIFELDGIEKPLYWTDIKRSPTIRALSDPSPVPWRLAVYWEDCLRFLSSIQFRYSHIYGEGNAVADLLGKCGAITWSQWWNEPPYFIGNRVKCPNILKTWFKWTSKN from the exons ATGTACCACGAATCATATCGACCTTTATTAGAGGCTGCAATGAATAATGATTGGCAATCAGCAAGAGTTTTCATAGATAATGATCCCGGTTCAGTTAAAGCTTCGATCACAGTATGTGGAAGGACTGCATTGCATATTGCAGCTGGTTCAGCACACTCAGAATTCGTTTTAAATCTAATCGAAATTATGCCCATAGAAGCACTTGAGTTGAAAGACAGGTATGATGGTAATACAGCTCTTCATCTTGCTGTAATTGCTGGGCTTGAAGACGCTGTTAAAGTAATggtgaaaaaacataaaaaattaatACGTATATGTAACAATGAGGGGTTGAATCCGCTACTCAATGCTGCTATATATGTCAGTCGGAAGAATGAAGAAATTATTAGATTCCTCTGTGATGAGATGCAAGATGAACCAACTATCTTTCAAGGTCATTCGGGAGCTCATCTCATATGCAGCATAACTCATGCTGCTTTATACG AATTGGCAACTACTCTAATCGACCGACACCCAAGCTTAGCAACTGCCCAAGAGGACGATGGCAACAGTACTGCGCTATATGCTATTGCAGAAAAGGATCTTTCAATTCCAACCGCCTATGCAAAATCGATACTATCATTCCTAACAT ATTATGGCCTTTGCGAAATCACTAAGAAGCCATCCATATTTCTCAAAGTGCTATTCTTCTTCGACCACAATTCTAGAG GTTTTCACGCTCGCCAACTGCAATCCATTGTTGTCCTGGAATTGGTAGAGTTGATTTTTAAACAATTTAAAAAAATGAACGGGGAAGATAAGTATCAATTTTTCTTCGGCTCCAATTTCATAAAAACTGCGGTAAAAAATGGTTCAATCGACATTGTAAGAATGTGCATTTCAACTTACCCGGATCAACTTTGGATTCCTCAAGAGCGGAGAAACATCTTTGAAATAGCGGTCAAGAACAGACAGGAAAAAATCTTCGATTACTTGTACGAACACATGAACGCAGATGAGAAGATTTTAACTACTCGCACAGTAGAATCAAACGGTGGTAATATCCTACATGTTGCTGCCAAAATTGCACCTCCTTCTCGGCTAAATATTTATTCCAGCCCTGTTGCTCAAATCCAAAGTGAGATTATTTGGTTTAAG aaAGTGAAGAATAGGGTACCACGTGCTTTACGAAATATGAGAAATAATGCTGATGAAATTCCTCGAGAGGTTTTTACTCGGGAACACAAAGATTTAGTGAAAAAAGCCGAGGCATACATGATACGTACTGCCGAATCATGTCAGGTAGTGGCCGCTCTGGTAGCTACGGTTGCATTTGCGGCAGCAATTACACTACCTGGTGGAACTTTCAGTGACGTTACTGATGCAACTAAGACGGGAAAGCCTGTACTTTTGCAAAAGCAGTCATTCCTTGTATTCATGGTGGCAGATGCTCTAGCTCTGTTTTCTTCAACCACAGCAATTCTTCTGTTCTTATCCATCTATATTGGGAATCATACTGAAAGGAATTTTCAGCTAGCATTGCCAAGAACGCTTAAGAGAGGTCTTAGAAGTCTCATCCTATCGGTATTGAGTGTGGTAATTGCATTTAGCATGGCACTTTCAATGATACTTGAGGACAGATATAGATGGGCTCCATATCTGATGTTTGCGGTTGCCGCTTTTACTTTTTACAGATCTTTAAATTGTCCGTTGAAATTGATTTTCGAATTGGACGGCATCGAGAAACCACTCTATTGGACTGACATCAAGAGATCACCAACCATTAGGGCGTTATCAGATCCCTCTCCAGTTCCGTGGAGGCTTGCCGTTTATTGGGAAGATTGTTTGAGATTTTTATCATCGATACAATTCAGATATTCTCATATTTATGGAGAAGGTAACGCAGTGGCTGATTTGTTGGGTAAATGCGGAGCTATTACATGGTCTCAGTGGTGGAATGAGCCACCATATTTTATCGGGAATAGGGTCAAATGTCCAAATAttcttaaaacatggttcaaatggacgagtaaaaattaa
- the LOC113323320 gene encoding ankyrin repeat-containing protein NPR4-like isoform X2 has product MYHESYRPLLEAAMNNDWQSARVFIDNDPGSVKASITVCGRTALHIAAGSAHSEFVLNLIEIMPIEALELKDRYDGNTALHLAVIAGLEDAVKVMVKKHKKLIRICNNEGLNPLLNAAIYVSRKNEEIIRFLCDEMQDEPTIFQGHSGAHLICSITHAALYELATTLIDRHPSLATAQEDDGNSTALYAIAEKDLSIPTAYAKSILSFLTYYGLCEITKKPSIFLKVLFFFDHNSRGFHARQLQSIVVLELVELIFKQFKKMNGEDKYQFFFGSNFIKTAVKNGSIDIVRMCISTYPDQLWIPQERRNIFEIAVKNRQEKIFDYLYEHMNADEKILTTRTVESNGGNILHVAAKIAPPSRLNIYSSPVAQIQSEIIWFKKVKNRVPRALRNMRNNADEIPREVFTREHKDLVKKAEAYMIRTAESCQVVAALVATVAFAAAITLPGGTFSDVTDATKTGKPVLLQKQSFLVFMVADALALFSSTTAILLFLSIYIGNHTERNFQLALPRTLKRGLRSLILSVLSVIFKLSVEIDFRIGRHRETTLLD; this is encoded by the exons ATGTACCACGAATCATATCGACCTTTATTAGAGGCTGCAATGAATAATGATTGGCAATCAGCAAGAGTTTTCATAGATAATGATCCCGGTTCAGTTAAAGCTTCGATCACAGTATGTGGAAGGACTGCATTGCATATTGCAGCTGGTTCAGCACACTCAGAATTCGTTTTAAATCTAATCGAAATTATGCCCATAGAAGCACTTGAGTTGAAAGACAGGTATGATGGTAATACAGCTCTTCATCTTGCTGTAATTGCTGGGCTTGAAGACGCTGTTAAAGTAATggtgaaaaaacataaaaaattaatACGTATATGTAACAATGAGGGGTTGAATCCGCTACTCAATGCTGCTATATATGTCAGTCGGAAGAATGAAGAAATTATTAGATTCCTCTGTGATGAGATGCAAGATGAACCAACTATCTTTCAAGGTCATTCGGGAGCTCATCTCATATGCAGCATAACTCATGCTGCTTTATACG AATTGGCAACTACTCTAATCGACCGACACCCAAGCTTAGCAACTGCCCAAGAGGACGATGGCAACAGTACTGCGCTATATGCTATTGCAGAAAAGGATCTTTCAATTCCAACCGCCTATGCAAAATCGATACTATCATTCCTAACAT ATTATGGCCTTTGCGAAATCACTAAGAAGCCATCCATATTTCTCAAAGTGCTATTCTTCTTCGACCACAATTCTAGAG GTTTTCACGCTCGCCAACTGCAATCCATTGTTGTCCTGGAATTGGTAGAGTTGATTTTTAAACAATTTAAAAAAATGAACGGGGAAGATAAGTATCAATTTTTCTTCGGCTCCAATTTCATAAAAACTGCGGTAAAAAATGGTTCAATCGACATTGTAAGAATGTGCATTTCAACTTACCCGGATCAACTTTGGATTCCTCAAGAGCGGAGAAACATCTTTGAAATAGCGGTCAAGAACAGACAGGAAAAAATCTTCGATTACTTGTACGAACACATGAACGCAGATGAGAAGATTTTAACTACTCGCACAGTAGAATCAAACGGTGGTAATATCCTACATGTTGCTGCCAAAATTGCACCTCCTTCTCGGCTAAATATTTATTCCAGCCCTGTTGCTCAAATCCAAAGTGAGATTATTTGGTTTAAG aaAGTGAAGAATAGGGTACCACGTGCTTTACGAAATATGAGAAATAATGCTGATGAAATTCCTCGAGAGGTTTTTACTCGGGAACACAAAGATTTAGTGAAAAAAGCCGAGGCATACATGATACGTACTGCCGAATCATGTCAGGTAGTGGCCGCTCTGGTAGCTACGGTTGCATTTGCGGCAGCAATTACACTACCTGGTGGAACTTTCAGTGACGTTACTGATGCAACTAAGACGGGAAAGCCTGTACTTTTGCAAAAGCAGTCATTCCTTGTATTCATGGTGGCAGATGCTCTAGCTCTGTTTTCTTCAACCACAGCAATTCTTCTGTTCTTATCCATCTATATTGGGAATCATACTGAAAGGAATTTTCAGCTAGCATTGCCAAGAACGCTTAAGAGAGGTCTTAGAAGTCTCATCCTATCGGTATTGAGTGTG ATCTTTAAATTGTCCGTTGAAATTGATTTTCGAATTGGACGGCATCGAGAAACCACTCTATTGGACTGA